Proteins from a single region of Pseudomonadota bacterium:
- a CDS encoding GNAT family N-acetyltransferase produces the protein MKTSVELLCDHPGFVSQVADWLREEWPGFFSVRNPKSYVEARLQRHKLPLTLIALRGKEPVGTVALSPKSLRAYTHLSPWVSGLVVRRGYRRHGIGSQLVAAATELGWRLGNRRLYVAACHPKLVARLGWRFIARAQHGGQRIAVMGLSH, from the coding sequence ATGAAGACCAGCGTGGAGCTGTTGTGCGATCATCCGGGGTTCGTCTCGCAGGTTGCGGACTGGTTGCGCGAGGAGTGGCCTGGGTTCTTTTCGGTGCGCAATCCCAAGAGCTATGTCGAGGCGCGCCTTCAGCGTCACAAGTTGCCGCTGACGTTGATCGCATTGCGGGGCAAGGAACCCGTCGGAACGGTAGCCCTCAGCCCCAAGAGCTTGCGAGCCTACACACATCTTTCGCCGTGGGTCTCCGGGCTGGTGGTCCGGCGCGGTTATCGTCGTCATGGCATCGGCAGTCAGTTGGTTGCCGCGGCGACCGAGCTAGGCTGGCGGCTAGGCAATCGGCGCCTTTATGTTGCGGCCTGCCACCCGAAGCTGGTTGCGCGACTCGGCTGGCGTTTCATCGCCAGAGCGCAACACGGCGGTCAGCGCATCGCCGTGATGGGCTTGTCGCATC